A genomic stretch from uncultured Cohaesibacter sp. includes:
- a CDS encoding FGGY-family carbohydrate kinase has translation MGHHFIGVDVGTGSARAGVFDETGRLLASAKQDLAIWREDGDIVEQSSRNIWSAICYSTREAIKKAGVAPASVKGLGFDATCSLVVLDENAEPLAVGPSEDPERNIMVWMDHRAMEQARRINTGGYNVLKYVGGSISPEMETPKLLWLKENRPETFAKAAHFFDLADFLTWRATGSAIRSVCTVTCKWTYMAHEKRWDADYFRAIGLEELVDDNFARIGSDVVDIATPLGEGLTADAAEELGLVAGTPVGASLIDAHCGGVGTFACRGPSGEDLPPETQMALIMGTSACAMTLTQETNFVDGVWGPYFGAMVPGYWLLEGGQSAYGAALDHLLTLHPAYAGMKEKAKAEGIALPVYLETLAVEKAGSAEEAAMLARNIHVVPEFLGNRAPYADPQATAVISGLTLDATEDSFIRLYVAGLCGLCYGTRQIIEAEKAKGLPLETLVVSGGAAQSALLRRILSDATGMKVALPETAEPVLLGGAIIGAVAGGYHDDLRSGAEQMSKIREIISPASGEITRLHDKKFKAFAMLQDTDRKIRELA, from the coding sequence ATGGGCCATCACTTCATCGGTGTGGATGTCGGCACTGGCAGTGCTCGTGCCGGCGTGTTTGATGAAACCGGCCGTCTTCTGGCTTCGGCCAAACAAGATCTAGCGATCTGGCGTGAAGACGGAGACATCGTCGAACAGTCATCAAGAAATATCTGGTCGGCGATTTGCTATTCTACACGTGAAGCCATTAAAAAGGCTGGGGTAGCACCGGCTTCTGTTAAGGGGCTGGGCTTCGATGCCACATGCTCACTGGTCGTCCTTGATGAGAATGCAGAGCCGCTTGCCGTCGGTCCGTCCGAGGATCCTGAACGCAATATCATGGTGTGGATGGATCACCGCGCGATGGAACAGGCCAGGCGGATCAATACCGGTGGTTACAATGTGTTGAAATATGTTGGTGGCAGTATCTCTCCCGAAATGGAAACACCGAAGCTTCTCTGGCTGAAGGAGAACCGCCCGGAGACCTTTGCGAAGGCGGCTCATTTCTTTGATCTTGCCGACTTTCTGACGTGGCGTGCAACGGGGTCTGCGATCCGCTCTGTTTGCACTGTTACATGTAAATGGACCTATATGGCCCATGAAAAACGATGGGATGCCGACTATTTCCGCGCCATTGGGCTGGAAGAGCTGGTTGACGATAACTTTGCCCGTATAGGTTCAGACGTTGTAGATATCGCCACGCCACTGGGCGAAGGCTTAACAGCGGACGCAGCCGAAGAACTTGGTCTTGTCGCAGGTACGCCGGTTGGCGCATCGCTTATTGACGCCCATTGCGGCGGCGTTGGCACATTTGCTTGCCGTGGTCCGAGCGGTGAAGATCTGCCGCCGGAAACACAGATGGCGCTGATCATGGGAACATCTGCATGTGCGATGACGTTGACACAAGAAACCAACTTTGTTGATGGCGTCTGGGGGCCTTATTTCGGGGCTATGGTTCCAGGTTACTGGCTGTTGGAAGGTGGACAATCGGCCTATGGGGCCGCTCTTGATCACTTACTGACACTGCATCCGGCCTATGCCGGGATGAAGGAAAAGGCCAAAGCCGAGGGCATCGCACTGCCAGTCTATCTGGAGACCCTTGCGGTGGAAAAGGCTGGATCCGCAGAAGAAGCCGCAATGCTCGCTCGAAATATCCATGTTGTTCCAGAGTTTCTCGGCAATCGCGCGCCGTATGCTGATCCGCAAGCAACCGCGGTTATCAGCGGGCTTACGCTGGATGCGACTGAAGACAGCTTTATCCGACTTTATGTCGCAGGACTTTGCGGGCTATGCTACGGTACGCGGCAGATCATCGAGGCCGAAAAGGCAAAGGGATTGCCGCTTGAAACGCTGGTTGTTTCCGGTGGTGCTGCACAAAGTGCCCTCCTGCGTCGCATTCTTTCGGATGCTACGGGCATGAAGGTTGCGTTGCCGGAGACCGCAGAACCGGTGCTTCTGGGGGGTGCTATTATCGGTGCTGTTGCCGGCGGTTATCATGATGACCTTCGCAGCGGCGCTGAACAAATGTCGAAGATACGGGAGATCATATCTCCGGCGAGCGGTGAGATTACTCGGCTACACGACAAGAAGTTCAAGGCTTTTGCCATGCTTCAGGACACTGACCGGAAGATCCGCGAACTCGCGTGA
- a CDS encoding LacI family DNA-binding transcriptional regulator: MAKTISEIAEATGYSRTTITMVLSGRAGDYRISERAQKIIQTYVDKHGVTINQTARNLKTRRSHTVGFIVPDIANAFFANVTAHLEVLCRAEGLVLVTTSSLEDPETEKRAISSLLARGVDGLVLAPCAPRPAETASKRGKTTPLILIDRAYPQDQAPVISSNHEASAHLVTHEMIAAGASRIAFLCGHPDNPSIKDRIRGFCEAAGDAGLTHDDVQVLTAPEDSTEAGHALMGQLMTEGGDDPQAILCSSLLVLEGALKRMKEALGAVPRDVVIGTFDYDGLLEFLPNKVLVIQQDEEAMARAAFELLLQQMSGQKTVKPGRTILETQLVRLG; encoded by the coding sequence ATGGCCAAGACGATATCCGAGATTGCCGAGGCGACCGGTTATTCGCGAACAACAATCACGATGGTGCTCAGCGGTCGCGCTGGCGATTATCGGATCAGTGAGCGTGCACAGAAGATTATTCAGACCTATGTCGATAAACACGGAGTCACGATCAATCAGACGGCACGTAACTTAAAAACGAGACGCTCGCACACGGTTGGTTTCATCGTCCCTGATATTGCCAACGCCTTTTTTGCAAATGTGACGGCACATCTGGAAGTGTTGTGCCGTGCAGAAGGCTTGGTGCTTGTCACAACCTCCAGTCTGGAAGACCCGGAGACAGAAAAGCGTGCGATCAGCAGTCTTCTGGCCCGCGGCGTTGACGGTCTGGTGCTCGCTCCATGCGCGCCGCGCCCGGCCGAGACGGCCAGCAAGCGTGGTAAAACAACACCATTAATTCTCATTGACCGCGCATACCCGCAAGATCAAGCTCCGGTTATTTCCAGCAACCATGAGGCCAGTGCGCATCTGGTGACTCACGAAATGATCGCGGCCGGTGCTTCACGTATCGCCTTTTTATGCGGGCACCCAGATAATCCGAGCATTAAGGACCGTATCAGAGGTTTCTGTGAGGCCGCTGGTGATGCCGGACTGACACATGATGATGTTCAGGTTCTCACGGCGCCTGAAGACAGCACAGAAGCCGGACATGCATTGATGGGGCAGCTGATGACTGAGGGGGGTGATGACCCACAAGCGATTCTTTGTTCATCGCTTCTAGTTCTCGAAGGTGCGCTGAAGCGGATGAAAGAAGCACTTGGCGCTGTGCCGCGTGATGTGGTCATCGGAACATTTGACTATGACGGCCTGCTGGAGTTTCTGCCCAACAAAGTGCTCGTGATACAGCAGGACGAAGAGGCAATGGCGCGCGCTGCCTTCGAGCTTCTCCTGCAGCAGATGTCAGGCCAGAAGACCGTAAAGCCTGGCCGGACGATCCTAGAAACGCAGCTTGTTCGCCTGGGTTGA
- a CDS encoding HIT domain-containing protein, with product MVFYVSQSALSGFDKMCEECVFFRIAKSEIKVHEVYLDEDLVAFLDIGPIRPGHIQIIPIQHYDYFDDLPSDIAHRIIDLGQKIARRQKSLFNVKRVALLFTGGDIAHAHCHLVPVVEETDITSARYIVEKNLTYKSLPHPGDAELAKIAISLSKEFEVVLG from the coding sequence GTGGTGTTCTATGTTTCACAATCAGCGTTGTCTGGGTTTGATAAAATGTGCGAAGAATGCGTGTTCTTCAGGATTGCCAAATCCGAAATTAAAGTGCACGAGGTATATCTGGATGAAGATTTGGTCGCATTTTTGGATATAGGGCCGATCAGGCCTGGGCATATCCAGATCATTCCAATCCAGCACTACGATTACTTTGACGATTTGCCATCTGATATTGCCCATAGAATTATAGATTTGGGTCAGAAAATTGCTCGCCGACAGAAATCTCTTTTCAACGTCAAGAGGGTCGCTCTTCTCTTCACCGGCGGTGATATTGCCCACGCACACTGTCATCTTGTACCAGTGGTTGAGGAGACTGATATCACTTCTGCTCGATATATAGTCGAAAAGAATCTGACCTATAAATCCCTTCCCCATCCCGGCGATGCAGAATTGGCAAAAATTGCTATAAGTTTGTCGAAGGAGTTCGAAGTTGTCCTAGGTTGA
- a CDS encoding DUF6500 family protein yields the protein MRQSLRAKAIGICNDKIDKKGETVGLSFYAFFANKNDDPELLMEAAEWWIKTHELDHFEKATKIRDMIRSGA from the coding sequence ATGCGCCAATCGCTGAGAGCCAAAGCAATCGGAATCTGCAACGACAAAATTGACAAGAAAGGCGAGACGGTAGGTCTTTCTTTCTATGCGTTTTTTGCGAACAAAAATGATGATCCAGAGCTGCTCATGGAAGCAGCCGAATGGTGGATCAAGACCCATGAACTTGATCACTTCGAGAAGGCAACTAAGATCCGAGACATGATCCGTTCGGGAGCTTGA